A DNA window from Pongo abelii isolate AG06213 chromosome 2, NHGRI_mPonAbe1-v2.0_pri, whole genome shotgun sequence contains the following coding sequences:
- the RBM15B gene encoding putative RNA-binding protein 15B, which produces MKRQSERDSSPSGRGSSSSAKRPREREREAEAGGRRAAHKASGGAKHPVPARARDKPRSSGSGGGGHRDGRGTGDANHRASSGRSSGSGAGGGGRGGKASGDPGASGLSPRASPLPPPPPPPGADPAGPGSSAAAPEYKTLLISSLSPALPAEHLEDRLFHQFKRFGEISLRLSHTPELGRVAYVNFRHPQDAREARQHALARQLLLYDRPLKVEPVYLRGGGGSSRRSSSSSAAASTPPPGPPAPADPLGYLPLHGGYQYKQRSLSPVAVPPLREPRARHAAAAFALDAAAAAAVGLSRERALDYYGLYDDRGRPYGYPAVCEEDLMPEDDQRATRNLFIGNLDHSVSEVELRRAFEKYGIIEEVVIKRPARGQGGAYAFLKFQNLDMAHRAKVAMSGRVIGRNPIKIGYGKANPTTRLWVGGLGPNTSLAALAREFDRFGSIRTIDHVKGDSFAYIQYESLDAAQAACAKMRGFPLGGPDRRLRVDFAKAEETRYPQQYQPSPLPVHYELLTDGYTRHRNLDADLVRDRTPPHLLYSDRDRTFLEGDWTSPSKSSDRRNSLEGYSRSVRSRSGERWGGDGDRGLPKPWEERRKRRSLSSDRGRTTHSPYEERSRTKGSGQQSERGSDRTPERSRKENHSSEGTKESSSNSLSNSRHGVEERGHHHHHHEAADSSHGKKARDSERNHRTTEAEPKPLEEPKHETKKLKNLSEYAQTLQLGWNGLLVLKNSCFPTSMHILEGDQGVISSLLKDHTSGSKLTQLKIAQRLRLDQPKLDEVTRRIKQGSPNGYAVLLATQATPSGLGTEGMPTVEPGLQRRLLRNLVSYLKQKQAAGVISLPVGGSKGRDGTGMLYAFPPCDFSQQYLQSALRTLGKLEEEHMVIVIVRDTA; this is translated from the coding sequence ATGAAGCGGCAGAGCGAGCGAGACTCTAGCCCGAGCGGGCGCGGCTCGTCATCGTCGGCCAAGCGTCCGCGGGAGCGCGaacgggaggcggaggcgggcgggcggcgggcggcgcaCAAGGCCTCTGGCGGCGCCAAGCACCCGGTTCCAGCGCGGGCCCGCGACAAACCCCGCAGCAGCGGAAGCGGCGGGGGCGGGCATCGCGACGGCCGCGGCACTGGGGACGCTAATCACCGCGCGAGTAGCGGGCGCTCCTCGGGCTCCGGCGCTGGCGGCGGGGGACGCGGCGGCAAGGCCTCGGGGGACCCGGGCGCCTCCGGCTTGTCGCCCCGCGCGTCTCCTCTGCCGCCGCCTCCGCCACCGCCTGGGGCCGACCCCGCGGGTCCCGGCTCATCCGCGGCCGCGCCTGAGTACAAGACGTTGCTCATCAGCAGCCTGAGCCCCGCGCTGCCCGCCGAACACCTCGAGGACCGGCTTTTCCACCAGTTCAAGCGCTTCGGCGAGATCAGCCTCCGCCTGTCGCACACGCCTGAGCTGGGCCGTGTGGCCTACGTGAACTTCCGGCACCCACAGGACGCGCGCGAGGCCCGCCAGCACGCCCTGGCCCGGCAGCTGCTGCTCTACGACCGCCCGCTCAAGGTAGAGCCCGTGTACTtgcgcggcggcggcgggagcagTCGGCGAAGTAGCAGCAGCAGCGCCGCCGCTTCCACGCCTCCCCCAGGGCCGCCCGCGCCCGCCGACCCGCTCGGCTACCTCCCGCTACACGGAGGCTACCAGTACAAGCAGCGCTCGCTGTCCCCCGTCGCTGTCCCGCCCCTGCGGGAGCCCCGTGCTCGTCACGCCGCCGCAGCCTTCGCCCTGGAtgctgccgctgccgccgccgtgGGACTGTCCCGGGAGCGGGCCCTGGACTACTACGGGCTGTACGACGACCGTGGGCGCCCCTATGGTTACCCAGCTGTGTGCGAGGAGGACCTGATGCCCGAGGACGACCAGCGGGCCACGCGCAACCTCTTCATTGGGAACCTGGACCACAGCGTATCTGAGGTGGAGCTGCGAAGGGCCTTCGAGAAATACGGCATCATCGAGGAGGTGGTAATCAAGAGGCCTGCCCGTGGCCAGGGCGGTGCCTATGCCTTCCTCAAGTTCCAGAACCTGGACATGGCCCATAGGGCTAAGGTGGCCATGTCGGGCCGAGTGATTGGTCGCAACCCCATTAAGATAGGCTATGGCAAGGCCAACCCCACCACTCGTCTCTGGGTGGGTGGCCTGGGACCTAACACGTCACTGGCGGCTCTGGCCCGAGAGTTTGACCGCTTTGGGAGCATTCGGACCATTGATCACGTCAAAGGAGATAGCTTTGCCTATATTCAGTACGAGAGCTTGGACGCAGCCCAGGCCGCCTGTGCTAAAATGAGGGGTTTTCCCTTGGGTGGACCAGACCGCAGGCTCCGCGTGGATTTTGCCAAAGCAGAGGAGACTCGGTACCCCCAGCAGTACCAGCCCTCACCACTCCCTGTGCATTATGAGCTGCTCACAGATGGATACACCCGGCACCGCAACCTGGACGCCGACCTGGTGCGGGACAGGACGCCCCCACACCTTCTGTACTCAGACCGAGACCGGACTTTTTTGGAAGGGGACTGGACCAGCCCCAGTAAAAGCTCCGACCGCCGAAACAGCCTTGAGGGCTACAGTCGCTCAGTACGCAGCCGGAGTGGTGAGCGTTGGGGGGGAGATGGAGACCGTGGTTTGCCCAAGCCCTGGGAAGAGAGGCGGAAACGGAGAAGCCTTTCCAGTGACCGTGGGAGGACAACCCACTCCCCATATGAGGAACGGAGTAGGACCAAGGGCAGTGGGCAGCAGTCAGAGCGGGGCTCCGACCGCACCCCTGAGCGCAGCCGCAAGGAGAACCACTCCAGTGAAGGGACCAAGGAGTCCAGCAGCAACTCCCTCAGCAACAGCAGACATGGGGTTGAGGAACggggccaccaccaccaccatcacgaGGCTGCAGACTCTTCCCACGGGAAGAAGGCAAGAGACAGCGAGCGCAATCACCGGACCACGGAGGCCGAGCCCAAGCCTCTGGAAGAGCCAAAACATGAGACCAAAAAGCTGAAGAATCTTTCAGAGTACGCTCAGACACTACAGCTAGGTTGGAATGGGCTTCTAGTGTTGAAAAACAGCTGCTTCCCCACGTCTATGCATATCCTAGAGGGGGACCAGGGGGTGATCAGCAGTCTCCTCAAAGACCACACTTCTGGGAGCAAGCTGACCCAGCTGAAGATCGCCCAGCGCCTTCGACTGGACCAGCCCAAGCTTGACGAGGTCACACGACGCATCAAGCAGGGGAGCCCCAACGGCTATGCGGTCCTCTTAGCCACCCAGGCAACCCCCAGTGGGCTTGGCACTGAGGGGATGCCCACAGTGGAGCCTGGTCTGCAGAGGCGGCTTCTCAGGAACCTGGTCTCCTACTTGAAACAGAAGCAGGCCGCAGGGGTGATCAGCTTGCCAGTGGGGGGGTCCAAGGGCAGAGACGGCACAGGCATGCTCTACGCCTTCCCACCCTGCGACTTTTCCCAGCAGTACCTCCAGTCAGCACTAAGGACATTGGGCAAGCTAGAAGAAGAACACATGGTGATAGTCATCGTCAGAGACACTGCCTAG